From a single Brassica rapa cultivar Chiifu-401-42 chromosome A01, CAAS_Brap_v3.01, whole genome shotgun sequence genomic region:
- the LOC103870312 gene encoding heat shock factor-binding protein-like: MDGHDSEDTTKQSTADMTAFVQNLLQQMQSRFQTMSDSIITKIDDMGGRINELEQSINDLRAEMGVEGTPPAASKSGDEPKTPPSST; this comes from the exons atg GATGGGCATGATTCTGAGGATACTACTAAGCAGAGCACTGCTGATATGACTGCTTTT GTCCAAAATCTTCTGCAGCAGATG CAATCCAGGTTCCAGACAATGTCCGACTCCATCATCACAAAGA TCGATGACATGGGAGGCAGAATCAATGAGCTGGAGCAAAGCATTAATGATCTAAGAGCCGAGATGGGAGTTGAAGGCACTCCTCCGGCTGCCTCCAAATCTGGCGATGAACCCAAAACACCCCCTAGTTCCACTTGA
- the LOC103870324 gene encoding myosin-3, with product MAEQTTDSTSPAALVSTSSPKKENTNPVDSKLTELSESRAELLNRIQNLKQDLQSWRGKLDTQVQVYREELSGLKKTLNLEVEQLREEFKDLKTTLNQQQDDVSASLKSLGLQENSKDSEGQMDKKSEVKEEKVEPLLIDENGKEAEH from the exons ATGGCGGAGCAAACCACCGATTCAACCTCTCCTGCGGCTCTTGTCTCCACATCGTCTCCG AAGAAAGAAAACACCAATCCTGTTGATTCCAAGCTCACT GAACTAAGCGAATCAAGGGCCGAGTTGCTTAACAGGATCCAAAATCTCAAGcag GACTTGCAAAGTTGGAGAGGTAAGCTCGACACCCAAGTTCAAGTCTACCGTGAG GAGCTCTCTGGGCTGAAGAAGACTCTTAATCTTGAAGTTGAGCAGCTCCGTGAG GAATTCAAAGACCTTAAAACCACCTTGAATCAGCAGCAAGACGATGTCTCTGCTAGCCTCAAAAGCTTAGGC CTGCAAGAGAACTCTAAAGATTCTGAAGGGCAAATGGATAAGAAAAGCGAggtgaaagaagaaaaagtggAACCTCTGTTGATTGATGAGAATGGGAAAGAAGCAGAGCATTAG
- the LOC103870331 gene encoding endoplasmic reticulum metallopeptidase 1 codes for MRKRHPKAASDSSSEPSSSTQQTDNNNDVLLDKKVVDVRRSGKTWFSVLILIIYSSWAVYNHQHGNLPRPLTAKQAGKRGFSEIQAMKHVTALTQFGPHPVSSDALVHALEYVLGEVEKVKETAHFDVDVNVDFFESKSGVNRLVGGLFKGKSLVYSDISHIVVRIMPKYESEAGENAILVSSHIDTVFSTGGAGDCSSCVAVMLELARSVSQSAHGFKNSVIFLFNTGEEEGLNGAHSFITQHPWSSTVRLAVDLEAMGAGGKSAIFQAGPSPWAIENFAMAAKYPSGQIMGQDLFTSGVIKSATDFQVYREVAGLSGLDFAFADNTAVYHTKNDKIELIKPGSLQHLGENMLAFLIRVGSSSDLPKDKTVQTSSSDAAIYFDILGKYMVVYRQNFATMMYVSVIMQSMLIWVMSCLMGGYPALVSVMLSCLSFILAWIFSVAFSVAVAFILPWISSSPVPYASYPLMTIGLFVSPAVLGSISGQHLAFSFLRKKPSNRNSNNKELSPRLRDNLAKLEAERWLFKAGFIQWFVLLVFGTYYKLGSTYLALVWLVPPAFAYGLLEATLTPIRFPKPLKLATLVISLAVPILVSAGGFIRLAGTLIGMLIRFDRNPGGTPEWLGNVVVAVVIATFVSLTMVYLLAYIHLSGSKRSIVTALCIITALSLALVASGFLPAFTEDTARAVNVVHVVDTSGEEQASFISLFSNTPGNLNVEAEQIKEGFRCGRDNKVDFVSFETKYSCVSKKDAEVGWDKSDVPVLRVVNEEKGGEGDERRIIGVSMETGGSSRWILGIDMEVVEDFTLQVGEEEEDEELMIGRGEKSSGQEGWHQIQFSGGKKAPTKFVLKLYEKKGDERKKKMQRPVLKLRTDFDRITPQVKRVLERLPTYCSQFGKSTSPFTLAFLASLPYTK; via the exons ATGAGGAAGCGTCATCCCAAGGCGGCTTCAGATTCGTCGTCAGAGCCATCATCTTCCACTCAACAAACTGATAACAACAACGATGTCCTCCTTGATAAGAAGGTGGTTGATGTTAGAAGATCGGGGAAAACATGGTTCTCAGTGTTGATCCTCATCATATACTCCTCCTGGGCTGTTTACAACCACCAGCACGGGAACCTACCTCGTCCCTTAACCGCTAAACAAGCTGGCAAAAGAGGTTTCTCTGAGATTCAGGCTATGAAACACGTCACGGCTTTGACTCAGTTCGGTCCCCATCCTGTTTCTTCTGATGCTCTTGTCCACGCCCTTGAG TATGTACTGGGGGAAGTTGAGAAAGTTAAAGAGACTGCTCACTTTGATGTTGATGTGAATGTTGACTTCTTCGAGTCCAAATCCGGTGTGAATCGGCTTGTGGGTGGTCTTTTTAAAGGGAAGTCGCTTGTGTATTCAGATATAAGTCACATTGTAGTGAGAATCATGCCCAAGTATGAATCAGAAGCAGGGGAGAATGCTATCCTTGTCTCCTCTCACATTGATACTGTCTTCTCAAC AGGTGGGGCTGGAGATTGTAGTTCATGTGTAGCCGTAATGCTGGAACTAGCTCGGTCTGTTTCACAGTCGGCTCATGGATTTAAGAACTCTGTTATCTTCTTGTTCAATACTGGAGAGGAAGAAGGTCTTAATGGCGCTCATAGCTTCATTACACAG CATCCATGGAGTTCCACAGTACGTTTAGCTGTTGATTTAGAGGCCATGGGTGCGGGTGGGAAGTCCGCTATATTTCAG GCTGGCCCGAGTCCTTGGGCTATTGAAAACTTTGCCATGGCCGCAAAATATCCATCTGGTCAGATCATGGGACAG GATCTGTTCACTTCCGGAGTCATAAAATCTGCGACTGACTTTCAAGTATACAGGGAGGTTGCTGGTCTCTCAGGATTGGACTTTGCTTTTGCAGATAACACTGCTGTCTATCACACTAAG AATGATAAGATAGAGCTCATAAAACCAGGATCTCTCCAGCATCTTGGTGAAAACATGCTTGCTTTCCTCATCCGTGTTGGTTCATCTTCTGATCTCCCAAAGGATAAAACAGTCCAGACATCGAGCTCGGACGCAGCTATCTATTTTGACATTCTG GGGAAGTATATGGTTGTATACAGGCAAAACTTTGCGACGATGATGTATGTTTCAGTGATCATGCAATCGATGCTTATATGGGTTATGTCTTGCCTCATGGGTGGTTATCCGGCTCTTGTGTCAGTGATGCTGTCCTGTTTGAGTTTTATCCTCGCATGGATATTCTCAGTAGCTTTCTCTGTAGCTGTTGCTTTCATACTGCCCTGGATCTCCTCATCACCTGTGCCTTATGCTTCGTACCCACTGATGACGATTGGATTGTTTGTGTCGCCTGCGGTTTTGGGGTCAATAAGTGGTCAGCACCTGGCCTTTAGTTTCCTTCGGAAGAAACCATCAAACCGAAACTCTAACAATAAGGAGCTCTCACCAAGACTGAGGGATAATTTGGCCAAGCTTGAGGCTGAGAGATGGCTGTTTAAAGCTGGTTTTATACAGTGGTTTGTTCTTCTGGTCTTTGGAACTTATTATAAACTTGGATCAACTTACCTCGCTCTGGTTTGGCTCGTTCCTCCTGCATTTGCAT ATGGATTGCTTGAGGCGACTTTAACTCCAATCAGATTCCCAAAGCCCCTCAAACTTGCAACTCTCGTTATCAGCTTGGCTGTTCCAATTTTGGTTTCAGCTGGCGGTTTTATCCGGTTAGCTGGCACATTGATCGGCATGCTCATTCGATTTGACAG GAACCCAGGTGGAACTCCAGAATGGCTAGGCAATGTGGTGGTTGCTGTTGTTATTGCCACTTTTGTAAGTCTGACTATGGTATACCTCCTGGCCTATATTCACCTCTCAG GTTCAAAAAGGTCGATTGTCACTGCACTATGCATCATCACTGCCCTCTCTCTTGCTCTTGTAGCTTCTGGTTTTCTTCCTGCATTCACTGAGGACACCGCGAGAGCAGTAAAT GTAGTACATGTTGTGGACACAAGCGGGGAAGAACAGGCGTCGTTCATTTCACTATTCTCAAACACTCCTGGAAACCTGAACGTGGAAGCAGAGCAGATCAAGGAAGGGTTCAGATGTGGGAGAGATAACAAGGTAGATTTCGTCAGTTTCGAGACTAAGTACAGTTGTGTGAGCAAGAAGGACGCCGAAGTTGGATGGGACAAGAGCGATGTACCAGTTCTGCGTGTGGTAAACGAGGAGAAAGGGGGAGAAGGCGACGAGAGAAGAATTATAGGGGTTTCGATGGAGACAGGAGGGTCATCGCGGTGGATTCTTGGGATTGACATGGAGGTAGTAGAAGACTTTACACTGCAAGTAggcgaggaggaggaggatgaagaGTTGATGATAGGACGTGGTGAGAAAAGCAGCGGCCAAGAAGGATGGCATCAGATTCAGTTCTCTGGTGGGAAGAAGGCGCCTACTAAGTTTGTTCTCAAACTTTACGAGAAGAAGGGtgatgagaggaagaagaagatgcagaGACCTGTGTTGAAACTGAGAACTGACTTTGATCGTATCACTCCACAAGTTAAAAGGGTTCTCGAAAGACTTCCAACATATTGCTCACAGTTTGGAAAATCCACGTCTCCTTTTACTCTTGCTTTTCTTGCTTCTCTTCCTTACACCAAATAA
- the LOC103870738 gene encoding kunitz trypsin inhibitor 6, whose protein sequence is MALTKMRSKSPASGFVSGEKEIVLDTIGRPVEFYAPYHAYFERPGANALICRYGSIETSGFSCPQRVVLLSYGRELRMINSQVTFIPTSSDSDVVRVSTELKIRFQFPNHCEESGYWRVADSSLPIREIVLTGSKSSNDTTFTIKKSGVSYQFAFGSADKPTAIGLDSLDSGIQRLILSNDYAFDIQFVPL, encoded by the exons ATGGCGTTGACTAAGATGCGGTCGAAATCTCCAG CATCTGGTTTTGTTTCTGGTGAGAAGGAAATAGTGCTTGATACTATCGGGAGGCCAGTGGAGTTCTATGCTCCGTATCACGCCTACTTCGAACGACCGGGAGCAAATGCCCTGATTTGTCGTTACGGGAGCATCGAAACTTCTGGCTTTTCATGCCCGCAAAGAGTGGTATTGCTCTCTTATGGAAGGGAACTACGAATGATAAATTCACAAGTTACATTTATACCAACGTCATCAGATTCAGATGTGGTACGTGTATCAACCGAGCTTAAAATCCGTTTCCAATTTCCCAATCACTGCGAGGAGTCGGGGTATTGGAGAGTTGCAGACAGCTCATTGCCAATCAGAGAAATAGTATTGACGGGATCCAAGTCAAGCAATGACACCACCTTCACCATAAAAAAGTCTGGCGTATCATACCAGTTTGCTTTCGGAAGTGCTGACAAACCAACGGCTATCGGTTTAGATTCTCTAGATTCTGGTATACAGAGGTTGATATTGTCGAACGACTATGCCTTTGACATTCAGTTCGTACCGTTGTAG